The nucleotide sequence ACCTATATTCTCGTGGCGGTCCTTGCGACTGCCGAATTCGCACTTACTGTCATTCAAATGGAAGGCACAGATGCGATCAAAGCCAATGACCTGGTCCAGTTCAGACATGGTCGCCTTATATTCCGACTTCTTGATCAGCGGATATCCGGCAGCAAAGATATGGCAGGTATCCACACAAATCCCCAGTCGCCCGCCATCTTGAACCTGATTCAGCAAGTAGGCCAGTTGTTCAAAGCGAAACCCCAGATTGGATCCCTGGCCGGCTGTCGTTTCCAGCCAGATTTGCGTTTGAAATCCTTCTGTCTCCTGATGAATTCGATCAATGGCAGCCACGATCCGATCGAGCCCCTCTTCCTCACTCGACGTCACAAAACTGCCCGGATGCATCACTGCACCTTCCAGCCCGAGCGCCTCGGCACGCTGTAGTTCCACGACAACGGCATCAATTGACTTATTCCAGAGTTCTTCTTTGGGACTCGCCAGATTGATCAGGTAACTCATATGAGAACACGGTCGCCCTACCCCGGTCGACTCCAGATGTTCGCGAAACAGATTGATATCCTTATCTGTCAGTGGCTTGGCCCGCCATTGATTATTATTCTTGGTAAAGATCTGCACACAGTCCATTTCAAATTCAGCTGCCGTATCGA is from Gimesia maris and encodes:
- a CDS encoding deoxyribonuclease IV: MPLLGAHQSIAGGYYKAVDTAAEFEMDCVQIFTKNNNQWRAKPLTDKDINLFREHLESTGVGRPCSHMSYLINLASPKEELWNKSIDAVVVELQRAEALGLEGAVMHPGSFVTSSEEEGLDRIVAAIDRIHQETEGFQTQIWLETTAGQGSNLGFRFEQLAYLLNQVQDGGRLGICVDTCHIFAAGYPLIKKSEYKATMSELDQVIGFDRICAFHLNDSKCEFGSRKDRHENIGRGCLGLEPFRHLLNDPVFQDRPMYLETPKDEEDGVPLDQINMQTLRSLCKG